From the Paenibacillus sp. R14(2021) genome, the window AGCACATTGAATTTGTCGCTTTTAAAGACAGAACGCCAATCGTCAAAAAAGGTGAAAAAGGCGATGCCTGCTACTTTGTATATGACGGTGAAGTCGAGGTTGTCGGGCGGGATTTAATCGGTCTTGATACCGTACTTGCCACGCTTGGCATCGGTCGGATATTCGGCGAAGTGACACTTTATCGAGAGAATGTGCGGAAAACGTCGGTCCGAGCAAAAAGCGATGTTTTCTTGTTAAAGATGTCTCACCAATCCCTGGAGCAGATCGGTTACGGGGCGCCAAACTTCTTCAAGCAGCTCGAAAACTTCTCGCTTCAGCGGCAAAAGACAACGTTCATGCGGCTTGCATCTATCTTTGCACGTCTGCCGGAAGCCATCATTGACCGCTTGGGACAACAATCTTCCTATCGACAGGTTACGACTGGCCAAGTCGTGGTTCGCGAAGGAGAGTTCGGCCATCAATTTTACATGGTGATTTCAGGCGAGCTGGATGTGAAAGCAGGTACAGCCGTGATGGAGACATTGCGGACTGGGGATTTTTTTGGCGAATACGGTTTGATTCGCAACCAATCTGAGCCTTTTTCGGTCGTCAGCCGCGGCGATTGCGAGCTGCTTATTTTGCCGCGTGATAGCTTTCAGCACGTACTCGAAGATCATGAAAGCTTACGGACGCAGTTTGAGGAAGTCATTCGAATCCGCAATAAAGAGGCGTTTATCGAATCGTTCAATCAGGCGGCCGTACATGCGCCGTTAATTGAAAGCGGGAAGAAGCGAGAGCATTGGACGATTATGGGCGCTGGCCTTTTTTGCTTCATCGTGCTCTCGATCTCATGTATTAGGTTGGAAAACGATTGGCTGTTGATACTTGCCATCGCGATCGGCAGTTTTATCGGGCCGCTTGCCTTCGTCAATTATTTGCACACGCGCAGCATCCTAGGCAATCAGCCTTACCTTCTGGTGTTGTTGTTCTTCTTGACCGCGCTCATCGGCATACCGCTTGCATACAAGCTTGAAGGGCTTGATCTATTTGCGAACGCGAACCCCTATCTGATCAGCATGTCCACGGCATGCATCGAAGAAACAAGCAAGATCCTGCTCGTTATCATACTCATCCGTCGCAAGCGTTCACGTTTCTTAATGGATAGCGTTGTTTATGGAGCAGCAGCGGGTATGGGATTTGCTGCGATTGAGAGCATTATTTATGGACTGAATACGTTACATAACCCGCAGCAGGCGTTAACGGTCATTCTCTATCGGGCGCTGTTATCTCCGTTCGGGCACGGAACGTGGACAGCGATTGCCGCGACCGGCATATGGTACTTGCTGCTGCATCAAAAATGGCTTCGGTTCGGGCTTCTAATCGCGGTTACGCTGGGCATGCATGTATTGTGGAATTTACAAATCAGTTCGAATGAGGTCCATTTGCTGCAAATGCTGACGGTGGGCAGTTTAGGTCTGCTGCTGCTTCGCATGTTTGTTCGACGGGGGATCTCCGATGAGCGTCGTTCCATCATTTCCTTGAACCCCGAGCTGCTTGCCATGGAAGGCAATTTGAAATACATGAAATGCGGTAATTGTTTAAGTGAGCTGCCGTACGGTGCTCATTATTGCCCCCGCTGCGCACAGGCGATGCGGGCCGCTGAAGAATAACAAAACGAGCATAAGCCCGCTGGCATATGCTCGTTTTGTTATTTGTCGTATTTGCTTTCATAGAGATCCGGGAGGACGAACCGATGCTGACTAGGCAGCCGTTCTTCTCCTTCTTCTGGATGAATCAATGCCAAGCATCACTGGAAGCAGGGCAATCAAGAAACCAAGGACAAGACCGGCTAAGCCTGCTGCTCCGATATAAAGCTTGTTGGAGGATGTTGGAGCTTTGGGTGGCTGCGCTGCCTCGATTTCAATAACGCTGTCATCAATCGTGATTTTTTTGGAGAACTGTTTGAAGGCATCTAAAACGGCGTTCGCGATAATTGCCGCTTTCTCTGGATCCTTGTCGGTCACGTTGATGGCAATGATGTGGCTCTCGTTTCCGTTTTCAATCCGCACTTGTGAAGCCAGCTTCTCCGCTGTCAATGCTTTGCCCCACTCGTACTGAGCGGCAAGTGCCTCTTGTACGGATGCGGTGACCGCCGTTGAAGGAATAAGGACTTTATAATCTTTAATCAAACTCAGCGCCGCGAGCAGCTCTTGGTAGAGATTGGTGGATGTGCTCGTCGTTTGCCGCAGGATATACGCGGAAGCGCTGGCTTTATATTCGACTGGCTTACTATTCGACCAGTATATAACCGGCCCTACGCAAACTGCGACGGCTAGAATAATGATCCAAATCCGTTTCAACAGATAAACAAGCAGTGTGCTCATTCTCAATGTTCTCATCCTTTATTATCGTGCGCAGGCATTGCTAAACGCCGACACCGAAGTAGTTAAAACCATACTGCAGCATACGTTGTTTGTCGTAAATATTCCTGAGGTCGAAGAAGTTAGGGGATTTCAATTCCCGTTTCAGGCGGTCGAGGTCAAGGTTGCGGAATTGGTGCCATTCCGTCACAATAACGACGGCATCGCTGCCTTGAATCGCTTCGTATTCATCCGAGCAGAAGCGGATGTCTTCCACTTCCTTGAGTGCATGCCTTGCTTCTTCCATCCCGACGGGATCGTATACGCGGAACGAGGCTCCTTTGCTTGCAAGCTCATTGATGATCGTCAGCGACGGTGCATCCCGCATGTCATCAGTTTTCGGCTTAAACGTAAGTCCTAGCACAGCAATTTGCTTGCCGGCTACTTGGCCAAGCGCATTCTCGATTTTGCTGACCATTCGGAGCTTCTGACTGTCATTCACTCTAATCGTCGCCTCTACCAGATGTAATGGCGAACCATGCTCGCGTCCGATATGTGCCAGCGCCTGTGTATCTTTAGGGAAGCAGCTGCCGCCGTAACCCGGACCGGAGTGAAGGAATTTGGATCCAATCCTGCCATCCTTACCAATCGCTGTCGCAACATGCTGCACGCTTGCTCCAACGCTCTCGCACAGATTGGCGACTTCGTTTATGAACGAAATTTTCAAGGCAAGGAAAGCGTTGTTGGCATATTTAATCATTTCCGCCGTTTCGATATTCGTATTAATAAACGGCGTTTCATTCAAATACAGCACACGGTATACATTCTTCATGATTTCTTTGGCTTTCTCTGTTTCGGCTCCGATTACGACCTTATCAGGATGCGTAAAGTCATAAATTGCTGTGCCTTCGCGTAAAAATTCCGGGTTCGATACGACATCGAATTCGAAGTCTTTGCCAAGCTCGGAGAGTTTCTCCGCTATAGCCTGTTTGACCTTCCGGCCAGTACCGACCGGTACGGTGCTTTTGTTGACGATAATCTTGAAGCCGTTCATATGCGTTGCGATTTGTTCTGCTACCTTCATGACGAAAGTCAAATCCGCGCTTCCGTCTGGCTGAGGAGGAGTTCCGACCGCAATGAAGATAACATCCGCTTCTTGAATCGTCGTCTCCATGTCCGTCGTAAACTGCAGCCGGCGATACTGCACGTTGCGTACGACCATTTCCGTTAGCCCCGGCTCATAAATCGGAATAATGCCGTTTTTTAGGTTGTTGATTTTTTCCTCGTTGATATCGACACAAATGGTTTCCATACCGAAATCAGCTAAGCACGTTCCGGTTACTAGCCCCACGTAGCCCGTGCCTACAACTGCGATTTTATACATAAAGCACCCCACCTACATTCTTTATGCCATGACTTGCTTGGCCAGGTCATCGATCAATCCGATAATTCGTTTGTTGCCGCTGACGAAAGGCTTAACTTGAAAGGCATCTACTTGCTTAAGCGCGGCTTCCAGCTGATCAACCTCGTCAATGCCGATAATCAGGTCCATTTCTGAGAAATAACCGATGATTTCTTTTTGGTGATCGTCAACGTGTTCTCCGTGCTTCTTCAGACGCGGTACGGCAATTAATTTCTTGCTTCTCTTCAATCCCCCGATGATCGTTCCCGTGCCCCCGTGCGTAATCAGCAGATTACATTTCTCCAGCAGTGCATCGAATTCTTGAAAATCGGTAAAATCCTTATACTTGAAATGTTTAGGCTTATAGTCGTTGTAGCCAATTTGGGCGAACACTTCCTCTTGAATAATCCCCTGCTCGATTAAGTGGTCTACTTCTTTCAGGAGACGTTCAAACGGGAAGTCTTGCGTCCCGAGCGATAGCAGGATCAATAGATACTCCCCCCATAGACGGCATTAGGATAGAAGCGCATCATGGATTCCCATTGTACGATAAACATATCGGCGAATTTATAGACGAGACGTCCTGTCAGTGTAGGTGAATTCATCTTTGCAAAGCTCTCGATGTACACGACCTTTTTACGCATGAGCTTCGCTAGCAAACAAGTCGGGAAGGAGCTGAGCGCGCCTGTGCAAATGACGAGATCAGGTTTCTCCTTGTGCAAAAAATGCCATGTTTTAAAGAAGTTCATAAAGAACAATACAGGAAAGTTCCACTTCTTCCGATTAATGAGGCGAAGCAGGTATACGGGCTCGTGCTTAGCGAGTTCTCTTGTCATCAGCGTATCTTCGGTAATAAAAAAGTACTTATGCTGTTTATAAAATTTTTCCAGCTGTCTCATCTGCGTCAGATGTCCGCCAACAGAGCATGCTAATGCGATTTTCATGTGTGTAACCCCCTATCGATCGAAGAACGGAACCAAATTTCGAGATTAAGCAGCATCCAAATCTCTTTTTCGTGGTTGGTCACGCCATCCATATGGGCTTTAACCAATTCTTTTATTTTGTCCTTGTTGAATATACCGCGGTTGAAAAACGTTGACGATAGGAGATGGTCGGTAACGAAGTCCTTCATCTCGTTTCTGAACCAATCGGCGATCGGCATATAGAAGCCTATTTTCTTGCGGTTAATGATTTGGGCAGGCAAATATTTGCTCGCGAGCTGCTTCACGATGTATTTGCGGTTGAACCCTTTGATCTTATAGCTTTCTTTCAGACGAAACGCGAGTTCGGCAACTCGGTAGTCTAGGAACGGCAGTCGACCTTCAATAGAAGCGGCCATCATTGTACGGTCCCCGCGTTCAAGCAGGTTGTCTGTCAGCCAGTACCGCATATCAAAATACTGCATGCGGTCCAAGTTAGTCAATCCATGAATGATAGGCCCTTCGCCGGCCGGTTGATTCAAGTAGGTCAGTTTGTACTCTTCGGACAGCAAGCTGTTCGTTTGTGCCTCGGAGAAGGAGGCAAACCAGTTCTTATAGCGCTTCACGTCGTCTGGTATGCTGAGGCTGTTATAAGCAAGCTTCGCTTTACGGAATGAGTACGGAAGCGTATTGACGATCCTGGCTATCAGCGGGTTATTAAATGCCATTTTTCCCAGCGCGGAGCTTGTCAGCCGGTCATACGCATATTTCGGATAGCCGCCGAACAACTCGTCGCATCCTTCGCCGGTCAGCACGACGCTGACTTTCTTCTTTGCCTGCATAGACATGAGCAGCATGGGAATATCGGCCGTCTCCGAGGACGGTGCATCCCGAAAGTGAACGACCTGATACAGGCTGTCCCGAAAGTCCTGGGGATTGATGACGAATTCATGATGGTTGGTCTTGTATAAATCAGCAACGGCTTTGGCATAGCCAAGTTCGTTGTACTGCGAGTTTTCCAACCCAACGGAGAAGGTATTGATCGGCATGCTGCTGTTCTGCGCCATTAGTGCAACGATCAGGCTGGAGTCAAGCCCGCCGCTAAGGTATGCACCGACAGGTACGTCGCTAATCATCCGAAGGCGTACGGAATCCTGCATTAATTCATCGAGTCTGCTTAATGCTTCATCGAAGGGAATATTCCACTTTTCAAAATGGGTAATGTCCCAATACTTGCGCTTCGTGATTTGTTCACCCCTGAGCGTAAGAGACATACCGGGTTCAAGCTTCATGACGCCGTCGTAGACAGTCTCCGGATTACTGACATACCGGTTGCTTGTATATTCGGCAAGGGCCGGACGATTGACGGCTTTCCTTGCGCCGGGAAATTGAAAGATGGATTTGATCTCCGAAGCGAAAATAAAGGCTGTCCCCGGCTCATGCTTGTAGAATAGGGGGCGAATGCCCAGTCGGTCGCGAGCCATAAACAGCTGGTCGCGCACATGGTCGTAAATGGCGAAGGCGAACATACCGTTAAAGTAATGCAGGCAATCTTCGCCGTGCTTCTCGTAGAGGTTCAGAATAACCTCAGTATCGGTCTGGGTTCGGAAGCTCCAACCCTCTTGGATCAATTGCTCTCGAAGAGGCTGGTAGTTATAAATTTCACCGTTAAATACGATGGTAGATTTGCCACTCGTGGATGTCATTGGCTGCTTGCCGTTTTCTGAGAGGTCAATGATGCTCAGCCGTTTGTGACCAAGTCCGATGATTCCTTCCTCGCCGCTTGTGATAACCTGCGTGCTGTCTGCATCAGGTCCGCGATGATGGATGGCATCGATCATGGATTCAAGAACATTGGTGTAAGCGTCATGGCGCATAGATGTATAAAAGCCGGCTATTCCACACATATAGAGCCTCCTTTCAGCCTGTTCAGTCAACGCCGCTTAGCTGCGAGAAGCAGCAGATAAATGACGGTAAATGGTTAATAACTGGTCTATAACCAGGTTAATGTCGTGAGGATGAACGATTTCCTTGCTTTTCTTTCCATAGGCGTTGCGTGAATCCTCATCCATGACGAGGGCTTCGATGGCTTGAGCGAGTGCCGCCGGCTGTCCGGGCTCGAGCAGCATGCCGTTTTGGCCAGAACGCACGATTTCCGGAATTCCGCCCACGTTCGTGCTTATCACGGGAAGGCCGTATGCCATTGCTTCTAGAATCGATATCGGAAGTCCCTCCGCATACGAAGGCAAAATAAAAACGTCGGCATTGGACAGCTGTTTCTTTTTCTGTTCACCGCTTGTCCAGCCATGGACAGTAATAATATCGTTCAGCTTCTTTGCGGAGACAATGGTCTTGAGCCTCTCGATTTCGTTGTTGCCGCACACATGGAGCTGAATGCGCGATTTGCAAGCTTCTGGGAGCATTTCGATGGCATCAACCAAATCGTAAATACCCTTCCGCGGGCCGATCTCACCCAAGAACAGCAGCTGCACTTTTGCGTGAGCGGTACGGAGGGAAGCAACCTCTTTCGCCGCAGGGATGGTGACCGGATTCGGCAGCACGGTAATCCGATCATTTTCGCAGAAGTGATGCACGAGTGCTTTCATCTGGTCGGATAGAACAATAATATGATCGGCACAATTCAGGGTCCGACGAACGATCCATGCGTTAAACGAATTGCTCTGTTGGAAGGTTTCAAATCCGGAAGCATGTATGTGGAAGACCAGTTTTTTGCGAAGAAGCTTGGATAGAACGGTATAAATGGACTTGCGGTAGAAACTGCCTTTCGCAGCAGAATGCAAGTGAACGATTTCGTAAGGAGTCGAGATAAATACAAATTTAAACATGGACATAAGGGAATAAGCGATACGCATGAGGGGGCCGACGCTGTCGATGTAAGAGGGAAATCTCGTCGAGATAATGTGCTCATCGCTATGCCTCAAACCTTCGAGAAGCGACTTAATTACGGCATCGATTCCGCCCTTTACATGTTCAGAGTTTGCTACCGTTATTATTTTCATTTTGACACCTCATATGAAGCCGCAGAATTCAAAAGTCGACAATATAGTCCGATATACTCGCGATAATCCGGGAATTGTCGATTTCTTCTAGTTCTTGCGTCTCATTCCTGTTTTTGATTATAGCATAGTTACTCTCAGAAACTTGCAAAAGTTTTTCAAATAAATCCAACTTTTTCCCAATTTAGATCAGTGAAAAGGCTAGAAGCACATAGCAGACATTGGCCGTATTCAAACCAGACTGCTGTATAAATGGGTGTAATGTCCCAGCATGACGGACATGTCATAGTCACTTACGCGTCGTGCCGCCTCTTCTGTCAGAAGAAGACGTTCTTCACTATGAAGAGAGAGACGCACGATCTGCTCAGCCAAGTCTTCTGGCTGTTCGTTTTGGAACAGCAAGCCGTTGACGCCATGCTCGATAAGCTCCGCGGGTCCGTCGATATTCGCCGCAATGACAGGTAGGCCTGCAGCCATAGCTTCTAGTACTACGAGTCCAAGTCCCTCGTAACGTGACGGTAGAATGAAGATGTCGTAATTGGCTAGATGAAGGTGAACGTCCAGAAGATTGCCTGCGAAATGAATATGCTCACTTATGCCAAGCTCTGCCGTCAGGGCTTTCAGGAAGGGCATTGATTCTGTATCGTACGCATAGGTGCCGCCGATTAGTGTACATGAGACGTCGAGACCTCGGTCGCGGCATAATTTCACGGCACGAATAAGAATATCCTGACCTTTCGTTTTATGCGTTAGCCGCGCTACATTGACAAGGCGAATCGGTTCGCCGAAGCTGGAGTTTGACTTGGAAGCAGACTTGAATTTATCAATGCGGATGCCGTTGTATATTTTTACCGCATTGTTTAAGCCTCTTACGATGCATTCCTGTTCGACGGTGTTGGATATGGCGATGTTGGCGCTAAAAACCTTTAGATGGATAAAAAACTGGAGCGCATTCAACTTAGAAATGATATTGGTCGTATGGATTGTGAATACAAGCTTGAGCCGCGGAACGGCTAATTTGCATAAAACAGCCCATAACTTGCTGCCGAAATCATGCGTGTGAATAATTTGTATCCGATCCCTGCGGATAATAGAGAGCAGCTTGAACAGATATTTGGGGTGGCGATGCGACGGCGGTCTCTTTAAAAGGTGTACTGTAACGCCTTCTGCTTGAAGCTCATCCAAGAGCGCATCGTTAATGAGGTCATTCATAATAACGACGACAAAGTTCACTTTAAGCTGAGACTTGTTTTCGGATATCAATTCCAGAAGCAGCTTCTCGGCTCCCCCCATCTGGAAAGACGAAATTAGGTGCAGTACGCGTACATTCGGATCAATCGTCATGAGACCTCCTAGCTCGACATCATTATTGGGCCGAGAACGTTTTTTTAGTGTAATTTCTATAGAACAGCGAGATCAGCACACCATACAGCAGCCTTGCGATTGCAACCGAGATGGCCGCCCAAATCGCACCAAGAAAAGGCACGGTTGCGGTAATGAGCAGTACAATGACGAGGATTTGCACGCACTTCCCAACGGTTATAAACTTCGGCATCCCAAGTGAATAGATAGCTTGTTCGATCGGAATAAGTCCGAAAGCAATGATGGCAGATACGAGCATGAACTGCAGAATTGAAATCGAGGGCTCGTAGCTTGGGCCTAGAACGATAGTAATAACTGGTCTTGCGAGTGGAATCAGGAGCAGCATGCCGGCGCAGATAATCAATGTCGGCTTGATCATTTTCCTGGTAAAAGCAACAACGTCCGCCGGTTTAAGCTCGGCCATGCTCGGCAGCATGACTTTGCTGAGAACGAACGGAAGAAAAGCGACGATGGCTGAAAGTTGAAAAGCAACATTATAGATACCGAGCTGATCGTAGGCTACCCAAATGGATATCATCAAAAAGTCAATTCTTCCGAGCGTATTGTTGGGAATAGAGATCATGAACATCCATTTCTCATAATGAAAAATCTCTTTTAGTACCTGGCGGTCAATTCGCTGGACCAAATAAGCTTTCAAAAACAACACGTACTTAACGATAAAGAAAATAGAAATCAATAACGGGAGAAAGAAGAGAAAGCAGACATACTTGAGCATAATGGCGTGATTGACGTACAACGCAGCAATAAACAGCAAAGACGTAATGAAACGTGTGATATTAATTATTGCCCGCAGTTTAAATCGCTGAATCGCCTGCAGATAAGTATCATTCACAAAGAGCAGCGATTCGCCCAGAAATCCGACAATGAAATAAGGGAGATAGGGGGCCATGTCGGACCTCCCAAGCAGGTGGAGAACATCCTTGCCGAATAGAATCAAGGCAGCACAGATGAGCAGCAAAATGGAAAGTTTGACGGTTAAATAGAGGCCGAAATAAACGGTTGTCTTTGTTTTATCTTTGGCGGTAAAGCGCACGGCCGTATTTTCCATGCCAAAGTCGAATAAAGCGCTGCAAAAGGCGATATTTACGAACAAATAGGAGTACTTCCCATATTCCTGAGGTCCTAGATGGAGGGATAACAGCAAGATGATGACAAAATTAAGAGCCCGGGTAATAATGTTTTCAGAGAAAACGACACTGAGATTTTGAAATAAACGATTCTGAAAAATAGTTTGGAGCTTGTTGCCCGCCATACTTACCTCCTATTTAAACGAAGCCAATGCCTTACCTGATACTGTATCTTTAACTTCAAAAATCGATATTGCAGTTTGCGGACGCTGATATTCTCCACGATAACGCGATTAAGTTCCCAATGATTGGAATCTATGCCGTTAATACCGTTCACGGCGGTGACGGCTGTATCGTAATGGCGTGCCGCTTCATCCCTGACGCTTTCATTAAAGTCCGTATATAAACCGTAAGGATACGCGAAATGACGAACGCTGCTGGATGTCTTCGTTTCAATCAGCTTCTTGGATTGAACAAGCTCAAGTGAAGCATCAAGCGGGCTGATGGTACTAAGCGTTGGATGGGACATTGTATGCCCTCCCAAATTCACCTGCAAGTCGACTAGGCTTCTAGCTTCCTGCCAGTCCAGCATAAGATTTCCGTTTGTCGGCCGCTCAACGCCGCATTCCAGCCTAAGCTGTTCGAGGAGCCATTGTTTAACTTCTTCGTTGTAGCGTTTGATCTCGTTTTTGATTCTTTCAGCGATTTCGATGCGGCTGCCGGTCTCCGCAATTGAGAATGTACCTTGAAGGCCATCCCATAAGAGCGTTATGGACGTTTTTCTGCTGCTTGCGATCATTTCGTCTACCATATCCGTCCACAGCGGCTCCCGATTCTCGATGGGGCCAACTGTCAGATAAATGGTTGCTGGGATCTGGTATTGCTCGAACAAGGCAGCACCGAGGGTGTAATTATCCCGGTAGCCATCATCGAAGGTGATGACCATGTAGCGCTTTGTCCATTTGGATTTGCCCTCCAGGAGCCGCTTGGCTTCATCCATAGAGATAACTTCATAGCTTCTCTTATAATAGCGGAAATGCGCTTCAAGGTTTTGCTGCGTGACAGCAAGAACATGTACGTCTGAGGGCGGGAGGTTTCTCTCGATGCGATGATAGCCGACAATATAAAGCCCTTTTGGCGAGAAAAGCTTATCGGTGATGTAATAGAGTCCGGAATAGTAGAGAAAGGATAATAGTGCAGACCGAAGCGCTTTGGAAGGGTTAGTTTTCATGCATTCTCCAATCGTTTCTAGTAATGTTCCTGTTTCGACTTGAAGCCTATGACTAGGCATGGACATATCTTATATGCTATAGTGCCAAAGAGCAACGACAGGGAAGCGTTTTCGACAATATAAAGTCGTAAAATTCTCATTAAATTTAGGAATTTGGTCTGAAAGCAGCTAGAAGTATGATACAATATGCCCAAAGACAATAACAATATTTTGTAGGAATTGCGAGAATCTGGTCGTTTCCCAGCGCTAACGTTCGTCAACCGCGTCAACTATCAAAAAAAGGATGGAGTACATGCACAAGTTCAACAATAATTCGTTTTTCCACTTTTCTATGCTTTTCAGTGATTTAGCTGCCATTATGATTTCGTTTGTAGCCTCCTACGCACTGTGCAGCTCCTTGATCGATTTGTTATCCATGCAAAACTACTTCTGGATCTTTATTATTTTCTTCGCGTTATATACTTCAACGATGAACTTCTACAACATGTACAACAAGCTTACCTTTACCTACTATGACCGCATTATCCGTAACGTACTTCGGTCAACTGCTGTTTCTACGATTGCGATTGTGCTTATACTGATATTCCAAGAGGGCCTGAGCTTCGAAAGGAATTTTTTCATCACCTTCATTTTTCTCTCGGTTGTTACGATCATTTCATTGCGCACATATTTTACCTACTCGAAGAAACGCGCGAACGGACTAAGCAAAAGCGTACTGGTTATCGGTGTGCAACCTGTTATTGAGAAATTCGAATACTACATGAATAAAACGAATATTAACCTCGATATCATCGGCTACGTGGAGCTTAGCGAAGAAGACCGGATTTCAAATAAGCGAGTACTCGGCAATATTGCCGATCTTGAGCTTATCTTGCGTCAGAATGTAGTAGACGAGGTTATTTTTGCCATTGGAGACAAGCATGTCGGTCGCATCGAAGATCACGTAGCACTGTGCGAGAATATGGGCATCACCTGCCGTTTAGTGTTGGATTTATACAGCTTGAACGTATCCAAATCGCACTTTACGGGCATCGGGACGCTTCCGATGCTGACGCTGCATACGGTTAGTCTCAATGCCGTACAGCTCTATTTCAAACGAATTCTTGATCTAATCGGGTCAATTGTCGGAATCATCCTTACAGCATGTTTGTTCTTGGTTTTGTATCCCCTCATCAAGCTGGATTCCAAAGGTCCTGTGTTGTTCGCCCAGGACCGCGTCGGTATAAACGGCCGCGTATTTAAAATATACAAATTTCGAACGATGATCGTCGATGCCGAGGAACAGAAGAAGAAGCTGATGAAGCAAAACAAGATCGACGGCGGCTTCATGTTCAAGATGAACAATGACCCTCGTGTCACGAGAATCGGCCACTTCCTTCGAAAGACCAGCCTGGATGAGCTCCCGCAATTCGTCAATATCTTCCTTGGCGATATGAGTCTCGTGGGTACGCGCCCGCCGACTTTGGATGAGGTAAACAAATACGAAACGCACCACTACCGTCGGATCAGCATCAAGCCGGGATTGACCGGCATGTGGCAGATTACTGGGCGCAGCGAAATTACGAATTTCGATCAAGTCGTGAAACTCGATACGGAATACATTGATCAATGGTCGATCTGGCTTGACATCAAAATTATATTAAAAACGATTATGGTTGTATTTGCCCGCAGAGGGGCGTACTAACAACCTTAGAGGGGTTCTGATTATGACTGTTAAAAAAGCGATTATTCCGGCAGCCGGCTTAGGGACACGGTTTCTTCCAGCGACAAA encodes:
- the pssD gene encoding PssD/Cps14F family polysaccharide biosynthesis glycosyltransferase — protein: MKIALACSVGGHLTQMRQLEKFYKQHKYFFITEDTLMTRELAKHEPVYLLRLINRKKWNFPVLFFMNFFKTWHFLHKEKPDLVICTGALSSFPTCLLAKLMRKKVVYIESFAKMNSPTLTGRLVYKFADMFIVQWESMMRFYPNAVYGGSIY
- a CDS encoding UDP-glucose/GDP-mannose dehydrogenase family protein yields the protein MYKIAVVGTGYVGLVTGTCLADFGMETICVDINEEKINNLKNGIIPIYEPGLTEMVVRNVQYRRLQFTTDMETTIQEADVIFIAVGTPPQPDGSADLTFVMKVAEQIATHMNGFKIIVNKSTVPVGTGRKVKQAIAEKLSELGKDFEFDVVSNPEFLREGTAIYDFTHPDKVVIGAETEKAKEIMKNVYRVLYLNETPFINTNIETAEMIKYANNAFLALKISFINEVANLCESVGASVQHVATAIGKDGRIGSKFLHSGPGYGGSCFPKDTQALAHIGREHGSPLHLVEATIRVNDSQKLRMVSKIENALGQVAGKQIAVLGLTFKPKTDDMRDAPSLTIINELASKGASFRVYDPVGMEEARHALKEVEDIRFCSDEYEAIQGSDAVVIVTEWHQFRNLDLDRLKRELKSPNFFDLRNIYDKQRMLQYGFNYFGVGV
- the asnB gene encoding asparagine synthase (glutamine-hydrolyzing); translated protein: MCGIAGFYTSMRHDAYTNVLESMIDAIHHRGPDADSTQVITSGEEGIIGLGHKRLSIIDLSENGKQPMTSTSGKSTIVFNGEIYNYQPLREQLIQEGWSFRTQTDTEVILNLYEKHGEDCLHYFNGMFAFAIYDHVRDQLFMARDRLGIRPLFYKHEPGTAFIFASEIKSIFQFPGARKAVNRPALAEYTSNRYVSNPETVYDGVMKLEPGMSLTLRGEQITKRKYWDITHFEKWNIPFDEALSRLDELMQDSVRLRMISDVPVGAYLSGGLDSSLIVALMAQNSSMPINTFSVGLENSQYNELGYAKAVADLYKTNHHEFVINPQDFRDSLYQVVHFRDAPSSETADIPMLLMSMQAKKKVSVVLTGEGCDELFGGYPKYAYDRLTSSALGKMAFNNPLIARIVNTLPYSFRKAKLAYNSLSIPDDVKRYKNWFASFSEAQTNSLLSEEYKLTYLNQPAGEGPIIHGLTNLDRMQYFDMRYWLTDNLLERGDRTMMAASIEGRLPFLDYRVAELAFRLKESYKIKGFNRKYIVKQLASKYLPAQIINRKKIGFYMPIADWFRNEMKDFVTDHLLSSTFFNRGIFNKDKIKELVKAHMDGVTNHEKEIWMLLNLEIWFRSSIDRGLHT
- the pssE gene encoding PssE/Cps14G family polysaccharide biosynthesis glycosyltransferase; this encodes MILLSLGTQDFPFERLLKEVDHLIEQGIIQEEVFAQIGYNDYKPKHFKYKDFTDFQEFDALLEKCNLLITHGGTGTIIGGLKRSKKLIAVPRLKKHGEHVDDHQKEIIGYFSEMDLIIGIDEVDQLEAALKQVDAFQVKPFVSGNKRIIGLIDDLAKQVMA
- a CDS encoding cyclic nucleotide-binding domain-containing protein; the protein is MITTKPTLTDVQHYLNSLPFLSELPEEEVRFVYKHIEFVAFKDRTPIVKKGEKGDACYFVYDGEVEVVGRDLIGLDTVLATLGIGRIFGEVTLYRENVRKTSVRAKSDVFLLKMSHQSLEQIGYGAPNFFKQLENFSLQRQKTTFMRLASIFARLPEAIIDRLGQQSSYRQVTTGQVVVREGEFGHQFYMVISGELDVKAGTAVMETLRTGDFFGEYGLIRNQSEPFSVVSRGDCELLILPRDSFQHVLEDHESLRTQFEEVIRIRNKEAFIESFNQAAVHAPLIESGKKREHWTIMGAGLFCFIVLSISCIRLENDWLLILAIAIGSFIGPLAFVNYLHTRSILGNQPYLLVLLFFLTALIGIPLAYKLEGLDLFANANPYLISMSTACIEETSKILLVIILIRRKRSRFLMDSVVYGAAAGMGFAAIESIIYGLNTLHNPQQALTVILYRALLSPFGHGTWTAIAATGIWYLLLHQKWLRFGLLIAVTLGMHVLWNLQISSNEVHLLQMLTVGSLGLLLLRMFVRRGISDERRSIISLNPELLAMEGNLKYMKCGNCLSELPYGAHYCPRCAQAMRAAEE
- a CDS encoding YveK family protein, with translation MSTLLVYLLKRIWIIILAVAVCVGPVIYWSNSKPVEYKASASAYILRQTTSTSTNLYQELLAALSLIKDYKVLIPSTAVTASVQEALAAQYEWGKALTAEKLASQVRIENGNESHIIAINVTDKDPEKAAIIANAVLDAFKQFSKKITIDDSVIEIEAAQPPKAPTSSNKLYIGAAGLAGLVLGFLIALLPVMLGIDSSRRRRRTAA